The following proteins come from a genomic window of Clupea harengus chromosome 22, Ch_v2.0.2, whole genome shotgun sequence:
- the g3bp2a gene encoding ras GTPase-activating protein-binding protein 2: MVMEKPSPLLVGREFVRQYYTLLNKAPDFLHRFYGRNSSYVHGGLDSNGKLAEAVYGQAEIHKKVMSLQFSECHTKIRHVDAHATLSDGVAVQVMGELSNNGQPMRKFMQTFVLAPEGSVANKFYVHNDIFRYEDEVFGDSEAELDEESEEEVEEETEERQPSPDPVQENNYYEPHPVSNGVEEPLEEPVPEPEPELEPEPNTEDLKAEMEEKVLEEMEAKVPSPVPVESPPNTQEAPKTFSWASVTSKNLPPSGTVPTGVTPHVLKAPSSQPRVDTKTEAQAPTMRPRDQRTRDRPTFTSRGPRPDGVTPVESQVGKPHISFVNKGRGEPEQSDTEGRRIVRYPDSHQLFVGNLPHDIDEGELKDFFMTFGSVIELRINTKGVGGKLPNFGFVVFDDSDPVQRILAAKPIMFRGEVRLNVEEKKTRAVRERETRGGGGSGGDDRRDIRRNDRGPGGPRGIVGAGMMRERDGRGPPPRGGMAPKPGLASGRGAGPQGEGRFSTQRR; this comes from the exons ATGGTGATGGAGAAGCCAAGTCCCCTGCTTGTAGGGCGGGAGTTTGTGAGGCAGTATTACACACTTCTGAATAAGGCACCAGACTTTCTCCACAG GTTCTATGGACGGAACTCATCGTATGTGCATGGAGGTTTGGATTCCAATGGGAAGTTGGCAGAGGCGGTTTATGGGCAAGCT GAAATTCACAAGAAAGTCATGTCGCTGCAGTTTAGTGAATGCCATACAAAAATCAGGCACGTGGATGCCCATGCCACACTGAGTGATGGGGTCGCTGTCCAGGTGATGGGCGAGCTGTCAAACAATGGGCAGCCCATGAGGAAGTTCATGCAGACCTTTGTACTTGCTCCAGAG GGTTCTGTGGCTAATAAGTTCTACGTACACAATGACATTTTCCGGTATGAAGATGAAGTTTTTGGAGATTCTGAGGCTGAACTTGATGAAG AATCggaagaggaagtggaggaggagactgAAGAGAGGCAGCCCTCTCCTGACCCCGTCCAGGAGAACAACTACTATGAGCCTCATCCTGTGAG TAATGGTGTTGAGGAGCCCCTTGAGGAACCGGTCcctgagccagagccagagctaGAGCCTGAACCCAACACAGAGGACCTGAaggctgagatggaggagaaggttCTGGAAGAGATGGAAGCAAAGGTTCCCTCACCTGTGCCTGTGGAGTCCCCACCCAACACCCAGGAAGCCCCCAAA ACTTTCTCCTGGGCTTCGGTGACCAGTAAAAACCTTCCTCCAAGTGGCACAGTTCCAACTGGTGTGACGCCCCATGTTCTTAAAGCACCAAGCTCACAG CCCCGAGTGGACACCAAGACAGAGGCTCAGGCTCCAACGATGCGTCCCCGGGACCAACGCACTCGTGACAGACCAACCTTCACCTCCAGAGGACCCAGGCCTG ATGGTGTTACACCTGTGGAATCACAAGTTGGAAAACCACACATAAGCTTTGTCAACAAAG GTAGGGGAGAGCCAGAGCAGAGTGACACAGAGGGCAGAAGGATTGTGAGGTACCCAGACAGTCATCAGCTCTTCGTGGGAAACCTCCCTCATGACATCGATGAGGGCGAACTGAAGGACTTCTTCATGA CATTCGGCAGTGTTATTGAGCTCCGGATCAACACCAAGGGTGTCGGTGGAAAGTTACCAAACTTTGGTTTTGTGGTCTTTGATGACTCCGATCCTGTGCAGAGAATCCTTGCGGCTAAG CCCATCATGTTCCGTGGCGAGGTACGTCTGAACGTGGAGGAGAAGAAAACGAGGGCAGTGCGGGAGCGCGAAACCCGTGGAGGGGGTGGCAGCGGAGGAGACGACCGCAGAGACATCCGACGCAACGACCGTGGCCCTGGAGGCCCCCGCGGCATCGTCGGAGCAGGGATGATGAGGGAGCGTGATGGAAGGGGCCCACCCCCCAGAGGTGGCATGGCCCCTAAACCAGGCCTGGCCTCCGGCAGGGGTGCCGGCCCTCAAGGCGAGGGCCGCTTCAGCACCCAGCGTCGTTGA